A stretch of Lathyrus oleraceus cultivar Zhongwan6 chromosome 6, CAAS_Psat_ZW6_1.0, whole genome shotgun sequence DNA encodes these proteins:
- the LOC127091013 gene encoding uncharacterized protein LOC127091013 — MSLKNRNVGRRAWNILRLSLLWARKSGVFRRKLVTELRLVPKYLKRLGHTNTPDNQIHFFERELSFDETPMFNVKMYRPSSMRFHIPCINSRVDFDYDFDDDDGIVEYDNGRNSDLVDAGDYDQELDHGVEGCQEMGFREEVQEVGVQGIDKRADEFIAKFHQQMRLQRQISLLQYNKETPSRDTN; from the coding sequence ATGTCTTTGAAGAATCGTAATGTTGGCCGTAGGGCATGGAACATCCTGCGGCTTTCATTGTTGTGGGCAAGAAAAAGTGGTGTGTTTAGGCGCAAGCTAGTGACGGAGCTGCGTCTTGTGCCAAAGTATTTGAAGCGCCTCGGACACACAAACACACCCGATAATCAAATTCACTTCTTTGAGCGTGAACTTTCATTCGATGAGACACCTATGTTCAATGTCAAGATGTATCGTCCATCATCCATGCGTTTTCATATTCCGTGTATAAATTCGCGTGTTGATTTTGATtatgattttgatgatgatgatggtaTTGTTGAATATGACAATGGGAGAAATAGTGATCTCGTTGATGCAGGAGATTATGACCAAGAACTTGATCATGGGGTTGAAGGGTGTCAAGAAATGGGTTTTAGAGAAGAAGTGCAAGAAGTTGGTGTACAAGGAATAGATAAACGTGCTGATGAGTTCATTGCTAAATTCCATCAGCAAATGAGACTTCAGCGCCAGATTTCTCTTCTACAATACAACAAGGAAACACCCAGCAGAGACACAAATTGA
- the LOC127092957 gene encoding uncharacterized protein LOC127092957, producing METKVDNAIISFNPNTTLNQNPQRPKNIFKVALFMMRGNSRKSSKAIVPVDDESKGIWRNLIGSMRPMHLQSHQSPPQILNGQNNLKNINVIDETANDHQGEEDGVVLASESPPSSRYASAVGLNEMVEEEEKEEEIVIKDFQNYGDDGDNMIDAKADEFIAQFYHEMKLQRMDVVDHRYNELSMRSLGL from the coding sequence ATGGAGACAAAGGTTGATAACGCGATCATTAGCTTTAATCCAAACACAACCCTTAATCAAAATCCTCAACGACCAAAGAATATCTTTAAGGTTGCACTCTTTATGATGCGAGGGAATTCTCGTAAATCATCAAAAGCGATTGTTCCAGTTGATGATGAATCTAAAGGCATATGGAGGAATCTTATTGGGTCCATGAGACCTATGCATCTTCAAAGCCACCAATCTCCGCCGCAGATTCTCAACGGTCAGAATAATCTTAAAAATATAAACGTGATTGATGAAACTGCTAATGATCATCAAGGTGAGGAAGACGGGGTTGTTCTCGCATCAGAGTCTCCGCCTAGTAGCCGATACGCTTCCGCGGTGGGGTTAAATGAAATGGTTGAGGAGGAGGAGAAAGAGGAAGAGATTGTGATTAAGGATTTTCAGAATTATGGGGATGATGGTGATAACATGATTGACGCAAAAGCTGATGAGTTTATTGCTCAATTTTATCATGAAATGAAATTGCAGCGTATGGATGTTGTGGATCATCGTTACAATGAGTTAAGTATGAGATCATTAGGCTTATGA